Below is a window of Pyrobaculum aerophilum str. IM2 DNA.
GCCCTGGCCCTCTCTAATTCCCTGGGGTGAGGCGGGAGGCCGAATCTACGAGGCGCCAGGGACACGCCGGCGTCAAAGAGGATGCGGACGTCGCGGGTCTCCACGTATAGACACATTGAGCGCACTCCCAGCGACTCCTCGCCCACTGGGAGTATTTCCATGTCACACTTTTTGCGCCAGTTTTATAAGAGCTATCAGCTTGGCGAAGTCGGCCACAAAGGGGAGGTGCCACAAGCCGATTAACACGGCGGGTAGAGTATAGGCATATGCCGCGGCCGAGGCGAGGAAGATCGCCGCCCACGTTTTGTCTGTAGAGAGCAGTTTTCTGTAGACAAAATACCCGAGCACCGGCTCGCCGAAGTAGGCAATAGCTATTACCCCAGCGCCGAGCGGCTCGCCCAGCCAGAGCATTAAGACGCCGGCGGCAGAGGCGGCAATAACCGGAGGCCCCAGGCGGGAAAACCACCGCTCTCCCAACGCCCTCTTAAAACTGAAGTATACGTAGAGGGCGATGGCCACAAGAATTGTCATTAAGACGAGCGCAGGCGGGTAGAACACTCCGTAGTTGGCAACAGCGGGCAGTATTGCGAGTATAATCACCGCGGCTGCGATGCTTCCTAAAAGCCCGGCTTTAAGCCCGTGCACTAAATCTTTATGCACAGTTTTTAAAAAACTTTGACCCCGCCGGCAGAGAAGGGGGGAGCTATTTAAAGAGGTATAAAATCGCCAGGGCGGGGAGGGCCGTGCTGTACATCACGGCGGCGGTATAGGCGGTAAGGCGACCGGCCACGGAGGGCGGATATATCGATGCGTAGAACTGCACCGCCGACCTGGGGAATTCGTATACAGTCATATAAACCACTCTGCCCAGCAACAGGGCGAGGAGGAGCTCCACACTCCCAATCCTCCCGGCGTGATACGCGGGGCCTGCCGCCATAATGCCGTAAGTAGGCCTGAAAGCCGCTATGGAGGCCACGGCCAAGGCCTCTGGCGAGAGGGGTAGCCAGTTAAAGGTAAACCTCACCCCCAAGTGATCCAAGAGTAAAAAAATAGCCTCGAACACCATATAACGCCAAGTCACAGAAAAGGCCTGTCTCCATATGTTCGCCCCTCTCAGCCGCTTAAGCTCGGCAGACAGCTCCGGCCACTTTGCCTTTATCCTCAAGGCGATTATAAACCCAAGCGCCGAGGATAGGTATACAATGCCTAAATAAGCCGCGCCGAGAAGGCCCAAGGACCCCAGCGCCACGGGTATGACGCCTATGCGGAGGTGCAATAAAACAACGCGTATGGGCCAAGTGGCAAAGGTGAATTGAAGCAAGTGGGCAAAGCCCACAGCCCCGCGTCTGTAGGCATCGGCCAGTATTACGTGGGGAGTTCTGGCCTCGGCGACGGCCAACGCCACTAATGTAGCTGGAACTCCAGTCCTCTGCGAGATGGGCTGTGCTAAGCGCTCTACTTTCCACAAGAGCCTGCTGGCTATATAGAGTCCCGCGGCTACTGAGAAAAAGACCAAGGCCCCCCTCCACAGCAAGTCAAGCCACACAAGGGATCGGAAATGTATATTTAAAAGCGAAAATTTTACCAATATGTACTGGGAGGTAATACGCCTTTCTTGGCGCGCTCTGTGGGAGAGGAAGGGCCGCACTATTGGCGCAATTATCGGCGTAGTCATCGCCTTCACGGCCCTCAGCTACGCCCTACTCTTAGGGCAGACGTTTAAAGACGCCGTAAGTGACTACTTCACGAAAAACTTCCAGCTGGACTCCCTCTACGTCACCGGGGCCCAGTTCACAGACGCCGATGTTAACGTGTTGAGGACTATCCCAGGCGTGGCGCACGCGGTGCCCATCGCCGCGGCCAGGGGCTTGGCCAAGGCGCCGGGGCAGCAACAGCCAGTGGCGGTCACTATATACGGAGTGAGCCCGGCTTACGCGGCGTTAATAATACCGGAAACTGCGCTTTACGAGGGGACTCTGGCGTTGGGCGGCGGTTTAGCCCTGGTTGGGTACTACGTGGCCTTTGATCGCTCTACGGGCGAGAGGAGGCTGGATCCCGGCGCCCCCCTCACTATTCAGATGGGGAGGAGGACGGCCTCTGTACAAGCCTCTGCCGTGCTGGCCTCCGGAGCAGTTGGCGTTTTGGACACCTTACGCGGCGTTGTTGTCGACATTGCGCTGTTCAGACAGCTTGTGGGATCTGATACATACAACTTCGTATTAGTCCGCGTTAAGGACACAGCGCTGTTAGAACAAGTCGCGGCGGATATACGGGCATATTTTCCAAGCGCGGACGTTATATCCCCCCTGGCTGTTTTACAGACATTTGAAAGCTTCTTCACGTCCTTTCAATTGTTCCTAGGGCTGATAGCGGGGGTTAGCACTGTGATAACCGCCCTCTGGCTGTATGACACTATGTCCATAAGCGTAGTCCACCGCACTAAAGAAATCGGCGTGATGCGCGCCCTCGGGTACAAGAGGAGGCACATAATGATCTTATTCCTCGCAGAGGCTCTGCTTATAGCCGCCATGGGAATCGCGCTTGGCGCCGCCGCCTTAATCCCTCTGGCACATGCCGGCCTCCCCACTCCTGGCCAGACTTCCTCAAGCCTAAGGCCGGCCTTCCACCCGCCCTTTGCCGTACAAAGCCTTGAGCTAAACCCAGTGATTATGGCCGCGGCGGCCGCCCTAGTGATAGCAGTGAACCTCGCAGGCGCAGTCCTGCCGGCATACAGGGCGAGCAGGATAAATATCGTCGCTGCTCTGAGATACGAATAAAACGCGCTGTGAGGCTAAGACTGGACTCTAGCCGGCGACGTGGTCGCCCCCCAGTTGGCAATAGTTGAAAAACTGGCCAAGTGGGCTGGGGAGCGGGGAAAGAGACTTGTCGTGTTTTTAGAACATTTTAAAAAGAGATCTCTCTATACGGTGGAGAAAAAATTCGCCAAATCAGCAAGAAATAGGCTTAAACGTGACCTGCGAAAGCTGTTTTATTTCGCGAAAAGTCTTACTGAGACAATCCTTTTGAAGACTGCGAGGCGTTTTACACGGAGGCCGCTGGAGAGCGTTCACATATGTGGAAATTTCGGCAGAGCCCGGCAGATACGCCGTGGGCAACCGTGAAGGAGTTAAAGAGGGGGGACTGCGTCATACTTAGAGAGGCGGCGAGGCGTTTCCCGGCATCTCTAGGCGGCCGGCCCGGCCAGGAAAATAAGCAGAGAGGATAGCCACAAGCTTTTTGAGAAAATAGGCGCTGATATAAACTATTTTAGTGAGTGGCTTTCAAAATATAAAAAATTCTATTTAGTAGAGTTGGAGGGATATTACCCATTTGAAAAGCCCGTATCGCTTGATGACGTGATAGCCTAATTGGGCGTAAATCCCTATGAGTTAATTACATTCGGAGACTTGCGGCTGAGGCTTGGCGCGAAATTCTTATTAGCTTGTAAAGCCGGTGACGGAATGGGCGCCAGTGCCCCGTTGGAGCGGTTTGTAGCTTTGTTAATCCTATCGGGCAAGAACGTTCTCCTCGTCGGCGCGCCGGGCGTTGGGAAGACGGAGCTGGCGCTTAGGGCCGCGCGTTTTTTCACCTGCTGCGAGCCCGAGGTGGAGGCGGGCCGGGAGGACTTGTCGTATGAAGACTTAGTCTGGAGCTACGCCGTGGGCCCAGACGGCAAGTTGGAGAGAAGGCTTGGCTCTCTGGGGCGCGCGGTGAAGAGGAGCTGGGAGTCATTGGCCAAGGGCGGAGGCCCCTGCCATTACGTCCTCGACGAGATTAACAGGGCGAACATCGACGTGGCCCTCGGCCGCGTCTTTACAGCCCTTGACGTTGAGCACAGGCCCAGGGTTAAGGTCTTTGAGGAGGCGGGAGTCGAGCCTCCCCTAATCCCCACGTCGCTGAGAGTCTTCGCAACTATGAACGTAGTGGACAGAGGCCAGCTTTTTAAACTCAGCTTTGCCCTCTTGCGGAGATTCGCCTACGTCTACGTGCCCCCTCCCCATAAATCTATCTCGCCGAGATTAGAAATACCCCATATCATCAAGCGCGATATTGACTTCACCCCATACGCCGAAAGGGCGTACAAATCTCTTACAATTAACGGCGTGGGGCCCGGCGACATACCGACTATTTTAAAACTGCCCATTCCCCAGCCGGGGGAGATATTAGCCGAGGTGGACAGGCTAGGCCTAACTTCGCTTTTAAACTGGGCTCTTGAAAAAGCAGAGAGACTTGGCTTAGAGGTAGGCCCCTCTATGATACTAGACGTGTTAAAAATCGCGGCTGTACGGGCCGCGGCGCCTAATTCGCTTAAGTTAGAAAAAGGCGCTTTTATTGACTTCGTGGCCTCTTCGCTAGTTCTGCCCTACTTCGCCTCAGCGGCCCCGAGAGTGCGCCAGAAGGCAATACTCTCCGCGAGACCCCCCGGCGAGTTGGAGGAGATGAGGAAAATAGTAAACGAGGTGAAGGAATTTTTCGGCGAAACCTCGGCGTCCTATACCGTGGCGAGAGGCTTGCTCTATGAACTCCCGGCGGAGGTGTGAGTGGCGGGAAGGAGAGCTTTTTCGCTTAGATGAGAAGGCGGAGCAATGCGGCGTGGGTAAAGAGGAGTTGAGAGAGGCTATTCTCATTTTAAGAGCCGCGTTGGGAGAGCACAGCAGACTTCCCAGCGGCGTAAGGGTAGATACGCCTAGGCCTGACGTGAAGGGGGAGAAAGCCTTCGGCGGCTTTTGGGTCGGAGTGTTTGAAATCGGCGACTTCGAAATTGTAATTAGGCCAAGAGTTGAAAAATATGGAGAGATGCTGGCGCGTATACGCCGGGCTTTGGGGGACGTCAGCTGGATATACCTAACTGCGTCGAGTATATACGCCGGCGATTCGCGTCTTGCAATTTACGGAGAAGCCTATAGGCTTTTAGGGGAGTTGTGGCTCTTGGCGAGCAGAGAGCCGCGTTTTTTAACTGAGCGGGTTGTTGGCAGGGGGTCGCGGATCGGCCTCGGGGCAACTGGCCCCTACCTCCACGGGCGGAGGCGGGTGAGGAATAGGGCGCTTGCAAACGCAGTGGTTTTAGGCGTGAGGAGAGTGGCGGAGGCCGTGGATGAGGCGTATGAAATAGCCAAGACCTTGCCGACTGGGGTGAGGGAAGTGGTGGAGGAGTATTTGAGTTTAATATCCCGCGGCGCTGAGGCGGTTTTAGAAGAACTAGGCGATATGGCCTTGTGGATTGACGGGGAGGATTTAGGCGGCTATTGGCACGTGGCCTCAAGGGCTGTAAAAGGCCACAGCTGGGGCCGCCTTAGGGAAGCTGTCGGCAGATATGTAATGATTCCCAGCACAAAGCTATACGAGCTCTACGTATATGTCCTCTTTCTTGAAAACCTCGGCGCGCCATATAGAAAATGTGGCGATTTCTGTCTAGAGGTGGAAAACGCCAGGCTTTATTTCAACAAGGCGCCTCTGTCGCGGCTTGTTAAAAAACTATCTGGGAGGAGTCCCAAGCCCGACGTCACGTTTAAGCGCGGCTCTTCAATATCAATTATCGAGGCTAAGTACAGGGAGTTAAACGGCCGGGGGCTCGGGTTGCCAGACGCGGTGAGAATAGCCGCGTATCTAGGCGACGTGGCCAGAAACGGGAAGTTGAAAGCAGTAGTTACCGCGTTGTCAACGCCTCAAGGCATTGAAAACCCCGTAAGGGCGAAAATTAGCAACGGCGTTGAGGCGGCGGTGTACTACGCAGTGGTTAACCCCGACTGGGATTCAAGCGGTGAGGTGAGGAGCGCCCTTGCTTTTATAATGTCAGACCCGTAGGGTATACACTCAGGCGGAGTCTTATTGTAAAAAACTACCACTGCCCTTTTAACAATCGGAGCGTATTTATCGGGAAGCCCGCGGTAAATGCCGTAGCAGAAACCGGCCTCTTGAGGATCTAAACCCCAATCCTTTAAGTAACAACTTGCTATGGCCAGCGCGCCGAGAGTCTCGGCGTCAACTTTATCTATACATCGGCTCAGCCACATGCCCAGAGATGTGAGCATGGCCCTCTCCCCCGCTTTCCACCCCCCGCTGTGTCCAATGGCTAACACGCCCATTCGCCTCAAGTCGTTGTACAACAACGCCTTGAAACCCCCACTAAATAACTTTACAATGCCCATATTGCCGAGGACCTCCTCTATAGCTGATTCCGCCGCCTCTCTGCTAATCTCCCTGCCGTTTAAAATTCTTTTTAATAACTGGCCGTATAGCTCCAAAGCCTGATCTTTAAGCTTGTGATAGCCTTGTAAAGTCTCGGCGTCATATTCCACATTACTTATTTCACTGCCTATTATATGTGTTTGCCGGCTTTCTAAAGTCTCTACTAATTTCCTTAAAAGGCTGATGCACTCATTTTCCACATAATTTTTTGCCTATAAATTCAACTTCGGGGAAAGGCTCTATTAATCGGCCTGGCGGGCAATTGACTATTTATTTTTTAGATGTTAGTGTTTGTC
It encodes the following:
- a CDS encoding ABC transporter permease, which gives rise to MYWEVIRLSWRALWERKGRTIGAIIGVVIAFTALSYALLLGQTFKDAVSDYFTKNFQLDSLYVTGAQFTDADVNVLRTIPGVAHAVPIAAARGLAKAPGQQQPVAVTIYGVSPAYAALIIPETALYEGTLALGGGLALVGYYVAFDRSTGERRLDPGAPLTIQMGRRTASVQASAVLASGAVGVLDTLRGVVVDIALFRQLVGSDTYNFVLVRVKDTALLEQVAADIRAYFPSADVISPLAVLQTFESFFTSFQLFLGLIAGVSTVITALWLYDTMSISVVHRTKEIGVMRALGYKRRHIMILFLAEALLIAAMGIALGAAALIPLAHAGLPTPGQTSSSLRPAFHPPFAVQSLELNPVIMAAAAALVIAVNLAGAVLPAYRASRINIVAALRYE
- a CDS encoding McrB family protein, producing MGASAPLERFVALLILSGKNVLLVGAPGVGKTELALRAARFFTCCEPEVEAGREDLSYEDLVWSYAVGPDGKLERRLGSLGRAVKRSWESLAKGGGPCHYVLDEINRANIDVALGRVFTALDVEHRPRVKVFEEAGVEPPLIPTSLRVFATMNVVDRGQLFKLSFALLRRFAYVYVPPPHKSISPRLEIPHIIKRDIDFTPYAERAYKSLTINGVGPGDIPTILKLPIPQPGEILAEVDRLGLTSLLNWALEKAERLGLEVGPSMILDVLKIAAVRAAAPNSLKLEKGAFIDFVASSLVLPYFASAAPRVRQKAILSARPPGELEEMRKIVNEVKEFFGETSASYTVARGLLYELPAEV